DNA from Petropleomorpha daqingensis:
AACATCCACGTGTGGGCGGGGGAGTGCCACGTGCACGCCGGGATCAGCCCGGCCGACGTCCGCGCGCAGGTGGCCGCCCACCCCGACGCCGAGATCCTCGTGCACCCGGAGTGCGGCTGCACGACCTCGGTGCTCGACCTGGTCAGCCACGGTGACCTGCCGGCCGAGCGGACCCGGGTGCTGTCGACCGGCGGGATGGTCGAGGAGGCGGCGCGGACGACCTCGGCGCAGGTGCTGGTGGCCACCGAGGTCGGGATCCTGCACCAGCTGCGCGCGCTCAACGAGGGGACCGCGTTCATCCCGATGAACGACCGGGCGGCCTGCCGGTACATGAAGATGATCACGCCGGAGAAGCTGCTGCGGACGCTGCGCACCGGCGAGGGTGCGATCGACGTCGACCCCGAGACGGCCGCGAGGGCGCGCGCCGCGGTCGAGGCGATGATCGCGATCGGCGAGCCGGGCCGGGGCGGGGAGTAGAAGGACCTCACCGATCCTGTTGACCCGCACGGGTCGGGTTCGGAAGGGTTGCCTGTCGTGACCTCCGCCGTCGACATCCGCGAGATGGTCGTCGTCCACAGCGCTTTCCGGCGGGAGTTCGCGGAGGCACCTGAGCTGATCCGGGCGGTGGGGGTCGACGACCGGCGGCACGCGGCGACGGTCGGCGCGCACCTGCAGCTGCTGCTCGAGCTGCTGCACCGGCACCACGAGGGCGAGGACCGGCTGCTCTGCCCGAAGCTGCGCGCGCGGATCGAACCCGAGCGCCAGCCAGTGCTCGACGCGATGGAGCAGCAGCACGCGGCGATCCACGCCGAGGTGACGCAGGCGACGGCGGTGCTCGGCCGCTGGCGGACCTTCGCCCACGAGCGCGACCGCGAGCCCCTGGCCGACTGCTTCGACCGGTTCTCGCGGCTGCTCGACGAGCACCTCGCGGCCGAGGAGGAGCAGATCCTGCCCTTGGCCGCGCGCTGGCTGACGCGGGAGGAGTGGGAGGAGCTCGGCCAGGAGGGCATGGCCGGCGTCCCCAGGAAGCAGCGCTCGGCCGTCGTCGGGATGATCATGAAGGACGGCGACCCCGAGGTGGTGCGGGGGATCCTCGCGCACGTACCGGCGCTCGCCCGCACGCTGCTCCCGCGGACGGCGCCGCGCTCCTACGCCCGCTACGCGCGGCGGCTGCGCGCCGCTAGCTGAGCTGCAGGGCGACCCAGAGAGCGGTGGTCGCGGCGAGCAGGGTGAGCGGCACGGTGGCCGCGCCCATGAACGAGAACCGGCTGGCCCGCGGGGCGTGCTCGCCCATCACGCGGCGCCACAGCAGGTTGGCCAGGGATCCGACGTAGGTCAGGTTCGGGCCGATGTTGACGCCGATCAGCACCGCCAGCACCGGACCCGGGCCGCCCGCGGCGGCGACCGGCAGCAGCGCGAGGGTCGCCGGCAGGTTGTTCAGCAGGTTGGCGACGACGGCGGCGATCGCGGTGATCGCCAGCAGCGCGGGCAGGCTCGTGCCCTCGGGGAGGACGGCGGCCAGACCGGCCTCGAGGCCGCTGTCGAGCACCGCCCTCACCACGACCGCCAGCCCGAGCACGAACAGCGCGAACTTCAGGTCCGCGGCCCTGACCAGGTCGCCGATCGTCGTCCGGCGCCGGAGCAGCTGCCGCACCCCCAGGACGACGACGCCGGCGACCGCAGGCCAGACGGGGGAGATGCCGGCCAGCGACGCGACCGCGAAGCCGGCCACCGTGGCGCCGACGACGACGAGGGCGAGCACCGGCGCCGGTGGCACCTCGGTGACCGGGTCCTCGACCTCGACGGCGAGGTCGTCGCGGAACATCCACCGGAGCACCGCCCACTCGACGGCGACCGCGACGATCTGTGGCGCGAGCATCAGACCGGTGAAGTGCAGGAACGACAGCCCGGTCGCGGCGAACGCCAGCAGGTTGGTCAGGTTGGACACCGGCAGCAGCAGCGACGCCGAGTTGGCCAGGTGCCCTGCCGCCCAGGCGTGCGGGCGGGCCGGGATCCGCATGTGCACCGCGGTGGCGAGCACGACCGGGGTGAGCAGGACGACGGTCGCGTCGAGGCTCAGCACCGCCGTCACCACGGCGGCGAGCAGGACGACCCGCAGCAGCAGCCCCTTCGCCGACCTGCCCGCCTTCTTGGCGGTGAGCTGCGCGGCCCACCCGAACAGGCCTTCGTTGTCGGCGAGGTGCGCGAGCAGCAGGATCACGACGAGGAAGGCGACCGTGGGCGCGATCTCCACCACGGCGTTCTCGGCGTCCGGCCAGCCGATGGCGCCGACCACCGCGAGGTAGAGGGCGCCCGGGACGGCGATCAGGGCCGGCGGGACCCGCGGGTTGCCGACGGCCGCGGCGACCAGGACGGCGACGAGGACGACGGCGGAGACGCCCAGGGCCAATGGGTCCACGGGCGGCTCAGCCGCGGAGGAACAGGTAGAGGGAGACCGCGACGCCGAACGTCACGATGAGGATCCGCAGCGGCGTCGAGGGGATCCGGGTGGCCACGCGCGCGCCGAGGAAGCCGCCGACCAGGCTGGCCGGGGCGGCGACGGCGACGACGCCCCAGTGCACCGGGCCGAAGATCCCGAAGATGATCAGGGTGACGGTGGCGGTGATCGCCGACAGGGCCGACTTCAGCGCGTTGGCCAGCTTGAGCCGGTGCAGCGCCAGGCCGAGGACGCCGACGAGGATGACCCCCAGCGCGCCGCCGAAGTAGCCGCCGTAGACGGTGGCGAGGAAGAGCGCGACGTAGACCCAGACCGGGTCGCGCGTGCGGCCGACCTCCTCGGCCTTGCGCAGCCGCTTGGTCACGAACGGCTGGACGGCCAGCAGCAGGCTGGCGAGCAGCACCAGGACCGGGACGACGACGTCGAAGGCTGCGGTCGGGGTGGTGAGGAGGAGGACGCAGCCGGCGATGCCGCCGAGGACGGCGACCGTCCCGAAGCGGATCAGCCGCCCGCGCTGGCCCACGTACTCCTCGCGGAAACCGGCGACGCCGCCCAGGTAGCCCGGCCACTGGGCGACGGAGTTCGTGACGTTCGCGTCGACGGTGGGCAGCCCGAGCGCGACCAGGGTGGGGAAGAGGATCAGCGAGCCGCCGCCGGCGATCGAGTTGATCCCGCCGGCGAGGAAGGCGACCCCGGCTGCGATGGCCAGGTCGAGTGCGGACACGACTCCCGAGATTACGGTGGGTCCCGTGGCAGTGCCGTGGAGAGCCGTCGGACTCGCCGTCGTCCTAGGCGGTTCCGGCGTCCTGCACCTGGTGCGGCCGGGTCTCTACGAGTGGCTGGTGCCGCCGGAGCTCGGGTCCGCCCGCGGGTGGGTGACCGGCAGCGGGGTGGCCGAGCTGGCGACCGCAGGGCTGCTCGCCGTCCCGTCGTCCCGCCGGTCGGGCGGCTGGGCCGCGGCTGCCCTGCTGACCGCCTTCCTGCCGGCGCACCTGCACACGTTCCGCGTGGTGCCGCGCCGGCCGCTGCCGATGACCGCCGCGGTGGTCCGGCTGCCGCTGCAGGCTCCGCTGATCGCGGCGGCGATGAGGGTCGCGCGCGGGCGCTGAGTCGGAGCAGTCGCCCGCTCGGGTGAATCTGCCGATCTCGTTCCGCCGGCCGGGTCCGGCCGTGCTTACGTCCAGCGACCGCACCGCCCGGCGCCGCCGGCTCGAGGACCGCGGCTCGGGACGGAGAAGTCATGAAGCGGGTCGTCCTCGCCGGTGCGCTCGCCGCGGCACTAGTGGGCTTCGCGGTCGTCGCGCAGCCGGCGTCGGCTTCGGCGGCGGACACCTGGACGGCGACCTACGGCGACGCCGGCAACACGGCGAACGACGTGGGCGAGACCAGCATCACCGCGGCCACGGCACCCCGGGTGAGCGCAGCGTGGTCGGCGCCCCTCTACTCGTCGTCGCCCTTCGCGCCCGCCGTCGTCAACGGCGTGGCGCTGCGCGTCACGTCGCCGACCGGCATCGCCGCGCCGAGCTACCTGACGTCGACCTCGCCGGTCACCGGCGGGACGCTGAGCACGATCCCGCTCCCGATGGACAACGCCCAGTACCAATGGGGACTGACCGTGAGCGGCTCGCGGGTCCTGATCCCGTTCTCCGGCTTCGGGCGGCCGGGCGGCATCGTCGCGGTCGACCTCGGCACCCGGTCGGTCGTGTGGACGGCGGACCTCCCCGCGCCGGCGGTCTCGTGGTCCGGCAACGCCCAGCCGAGCGTGGCGTACACCGACGGCCAGCGGGTCTACGTGGCCGGCGCCGGGAGCCCGATCGTCGCCTACCGGGTCAGCGACGGCGCGCTGCTCTGGCGGGCACCCCTCACGACCACCCAGGGCGGTTCCTCCGGCTGGGGCGGCATGGCCGTCGGGAACGGCGTCGTCTACACGGCCGGCGGCCAGGGGCTCGTCGCCTACGACGCCACCAGCGGGCGCCCCCTCTGGACCGGTGCGGGCGGTCAAGGTCGACCGGTCGTCGCGGGTGGTCGGGTCTTCGCCACCGGCTACGGGTACGCCGTCGCCTTCCCGGCCGGTGGCTGTGGTGCCGCGACGTGCTCGCCGCTGTGGAAGCGGACCTTCTCCGGCATCGACACCGACGACGTCGTGGTGGGCGGCGCGGACGCCTCGACGATCTTCGTGACGTACAACAAGCACGGCGGCGCCGGTGGTTTCGTCGCACGCCTGTCCGCGAGCACCGGGAACGTGCAGTGGTCGGCATCCACCGGGCGGTACGCACAAGGTCTCGTCCGCGGCGGTGACACGGTCTGGCTGAACAGCGAGTACGTCGACACCGACACCACGGTCCGGCAGCGGATCCTGGGCTTCTCGACCACAGCCACCGGGTCGACGCCGCTGCGCACCATCCCGCTCCAGCAGGATCTCGCC
Protein-coding regions in this window:
- a CDS encoding hemerythrin domain-containing protein: MTSAVDIREMVVVHSAFRREFAEAPELIRAVGVDDRRHAATVGAHLQLLLELLHRHHEGEDRLLCPKLRARIEPERQPVLDAMEQQHAAIHAEVTQATAVLGRWRTFAHERDREPLADCFDRFSRLLDEHLAAEEEQILPLAARWLTREEWEELGQEGMAGVPRKQRSAVVGMIMKDGDPEVVRGILAHVPALARTLLPRTAPRSYARYARRLRAAS
- a CDS encoding SLC13 family permease codes for the protein MDPLALGVSAVVLVAVLVAAAVGNPRVPPALIAVPGALYLAVVGAIGWPDAENAVVEIAPTVAFLVVILLLAHLADNEGLFGWAAQLTAKKAGRSAKGLLLRVVLLAAVVTAVLSLDATVVLLTPVVLATAVHMRIPARPHAWAAGHLANSASLLLPVSNLTNLLAFAATGLSFLHFTGLMLAPQIVAVAVEWAVLRWMFRDDLAVEVEDPVTEVPPAPVLALVVVGATVAGFAVASLAGISPVWPAVAGVVVLGVRQLLRRRTTIGDLVRAADLKFALFVLGLAVVVRAVLDSGLEAGLAAVLPEGTSLPALLAITAIAAVVANLLNNLPATLALLPVAAAGGPGPVLAVLIGVNIGPNLTYVGSLANLLWRRVMGEHAPRASRFSFMGAATVPLTLLAATTALWVALQLS
- a CDS encoding sulfite exporter TauE/SafE family protein, which codes for MSALDLAIAAGVAFLAGGINSIAGGGSLILFPTLVALGLPTVDANVTNSVAQWPGYLGGVAGFREEYVGQRGRLIRFGTVAVLGGIAGCVLLLTTPTAAFDVVVPVLVLLASLLLAVQPFVTKRLRKAEEVGRTRDPVWVYVALFLATVYGGYFGGALGVILVGVLGLALHRLKLANALKSALSAITATVTLIIFGIFGPVHWGVVAVAAPASLVGGFLGARVATRIPSTPLRILIVTFGVAVSLYLFLRG
- a CDS encoding DoxX family protein, with translation MAVPWRAVGLAVVLGGSGVLHLVRPGLYEWLVPPELGSARGWVTGSGVAELATAGLLAVPSSRRSGGWAAAALLTAFLPAHLHTFRVVPRRPLPMTAAVVRLPLQAPLIAAAMRVARGR
- a CDS encoding outer membrane protein assembly factor BamB family protein, whose amino-acid sequence is MKRVVLAGALAAALVGFAVVAQPASASAADTWTATYGDAGNTANDVGETSITAATAPRVSAAWSAPLYSSSPFAPAVVNGVALRVTSPTGIAAPSYLTSTSPVTGGTLSTIPLPMDNAQYQWGLTVSGSRVLIPFSGFGRPGGIVAVDLGTRSVVWTADLPAPAVSWSGNAQPSVAYTDGQRVYVAGAGSPIVAYRVSDGALLWRAPLTTTQGGSSGWGGMAVGNGVVYTAGGQGLVAYDATSGRPLWTGAGGQGRPVVAGGRVFATGYGYAVAFPAGGCGAATCSPLWKRTFSGIDTDDVVVGGADASTIFVTYNKHGGAGGFVARLSASTGNVQWSASTGRYAQGLVRGGDTVWLNSEYVDTDTTVRQRILGFSTTATGSTPLRTIPLQQDLAGFPQTLAIASGTLFQQLNANLLMGYRVFATPQSNAAPVASFTTTVNGMSVLFDGRYSTDREGHVYTYSWSSDEGYMNNTGQLTWTFQHAGTHRVTLTVTDGSGASGSTTQTVTVGGAPPPPSDPATFAADSFQRTASGGLGIADVGGAWTALDGASRQSVSPGTARLALTAAGASTTAHLATVSQSTADMSATVSLNAAPDGGGASFYLIGRRTGVNQDYRLRARFLGDGTVRLVLTARKSSASETFLGAETVVAGLRYTPGTALHVRLQVTGTGTTTLRARAWTGSTEPSTWTVTAADTTPSLQGAGSVGVGAYLSGSATRVPLTFSVSDFLDQQPG